One Panicum virgatum strain AP13 chromosome 3N, P.virgatum_v5, whole genome shotgun sequence DNA segment encodes these proteins:
- the LOC120667148 gene encoding E3 ubiquitin-protein ligase RDUF2-like, giving the protein MASSPTAAPGASYWCYQCDRFVRAAPQQEGGGGDSPSAAVACPACGGGFLEEMGAPPPRAAYLRRPRAHHHHAAAAADLRLRRARRGGGGGAGADTRASPFNPVIVLRRSPAGGDADDVAAAASSFELFYDDGAGSGLRPLPESMSDFLMGSGFERLLDQLAQIEAGGLARARDNPPASKAAVESMPVVAVDAARVAADSHCAVCKEPFELGAEAREMPCSHIYHADCILPWLALRNSCPVCRHEMPTDAPRAGARAAGEGSEEEATVGLTIWRLPGGGFAVGRFAGGRRPEERELPVVYTEMDGGFNNGGAPRRISWVSRQSPSTERGAIRRILRSVFACFGRGHSSSRASSSQSHAMPELNDAASDRSASFSHGSRSRSTSWRLEDGHADAMVQR; this is encoded by the coding sequence ATGGCCTCGTCCCCCACGGCGGCCCCCGGGGCGTCCTACTGGTGCTACCAGTGCGACCGCTTCGTCCGTGCCGCGCCGCagcaggagggcggcggcggcgactccccgtccgccgccgtcgcctgcccggcctgcggcggcggcttcctcgaGGAGATGggcgcgcccccgccgcgggccgcctacctccgccgcccgcgcgcgcaccaccaccacgccgcggcggccgccgacctgcgcctccgccgcgcccgccgcggcgggggcggcggcgccggggccgaCACCCGCGCCTCGCCCTTCAACCCCGTCATCGTGCTCCGCCGCTCCCCTGCCGGAGGGGACGCggacgacgtcgccgccgcagccagcAGCTTCGAGCTCTTCTACGACGACGGCGCAGGCTCGGGCCTCCGCCCGCTCCCCGAGAGCATGTCCGACTTCCTCATGGGCTCGGGGTTCGAGCGCCTCCTCGACCAGCTCGCGCAGATCGAGGCCGGCGgcctcgcccgcgcgcgcgacAACCCGCCGGCCTCCAAGGCCGCCGTCGAGTCCATgcccgtcgtcgccgtcgacgccgcgcgcgtcgccgccgaCTCCCACTGCGCCGTCTGCAAGGAGCCCTTCGAGCTCGGCGCCGAGGCGCGCGAGATGCCCTGCAGCCACATCTACCACGCCGACTGCATCCTGCCCTGGCTCGCGCTCCGCAACTCCTGCCCGGTCTGCCGCCACGAGATGCCCACCGACGCGCCGCGCGCAGGGGcgcgggccgccggcgagggctcCGAGGAGGAGGCCACCGTCGGCCTCACCATCTGGaggctccccggcggcggcttcgCGGTCGGGAGGTTCGCCGGCGGGAGGAGGCCCGAGGAGAGGGAGCTCCCCGTCGTGTACACGGAGATGGACGGCGGATTCAACAACGGCGGCGCGCCAAGGAGGATCTCCTGGGTGTCAAGGCAGAGCCCCTCCACGGAGAGGGGAGCCATCAGGCGCATCCTGCGCAGCGTCTTCGCCTGCTTCGGGCGCGGCCACTCTTCTTCGCGGGCCTCGTCCTCCCAATCACACGCGATGCCGGAGCTCAACGATGCGGCGTCCGACCGGAGCGCCAGCTTCAGCCATGGGTCAAGGAGCCGGAGCACGAGCTGGCGGCTCGAGGACGGCCACGCCGATGCCATGGTGCAGAGATGA